From Streptomyces sp. NBC_01551:
TGTAGGCGAGGACCAGGACGACGGGGAAGTCCTCGTTCTGGACGGCCAGGAACGTCTGGTAGAGCGGGGTCCGCGAGAGGTGCTCCGGTCCCCAGCGCAGCACCGTGGTGATGCCGGTGACCAGGGCGATCGGCGGCACCACCAGGGGCAGCATGCACATCACCTCGACGACGGGCCGCAGCCGCGGCGAGCCGATCCGTACGGCGACCAGTGCCGGGACGGCCAGCAGCAGCGACAGTGCGATGGTCGCGGCGGCCAGGCCGAGGGAGAGCAGCAGGCTCTCGGTGAATCCGTCGGCGGCGAGCAGCTCGGTGTACGCCTCGAAGGTGATCCCCTGGCCGGGCACGTGCACGGTGAAGACGAAGGAGGCGATGAGCGGGGTGAGGAAGTACGCGCCGGCCAGCGCGAGGACGGCTCCGCGCCAGACGCGGGGGCGGGCGCGCGGGCGGTGGGCGCTCGCGTGCGGTGCGGCGTCGGGGGTCCGGGCCGGTTCGGCCGTGTCCGCGGCCGTCGGGGTCATCGCAGCCATCGGGCGCTCCGTCGCTGGAGGGGCAGGTAGACCGCCATGACCAGGCCGGCGATCAGGATCATGTCGAGGCCGAGGGCCAGCGCCACGTTCTCCTGGCCGGTCAGCACGTTGCCGGACAGCGCGTCCGCGATCTTGAGGGTGACCAGCGGGACGGAGCCGCCGACCAGGGCTGCGGCCGTGGCGTGCGCGGCGAAGGCGGTGCCGAAGAGCAGCACGAAACCGCCGAGCAGGGAGGGGGCGAGGACCGGCAGGCCGACGTGGCGCCAGAACTGGCCCGCGGTGGCGCCGTTGTTCTGGGCGGCCTCGCGCCACTGGGGACGCAGTCCGTCCAGCGCCGGGGCGATCACCAGCACCATCAGCGGGATCAGGAAGTACAGGTACACCACGGTGAGGCCGGTGAAGGAGTACAGGCTCCAGCCGAGGCTGCCGAGGTCGGCGAGCTGGGTGACGACTCCGGAGATGCCGACGGTCGCGATGAACGCGAACGCGAGCGGGACGCCGCCGAAGTTGGCGAGGACGCCCGAGGCGGTCAGCGTGGCGTTGCGCAGGGCGGTGGAGCGGGAGGTGACCACGGCCTGGGCGATCAGGACGCCGAGCAGTCCGCCGACGAGTGCGGTGAGGGCGGAGAGCTGCACGCTGCCGATGAGCGAGCCGAGGTAGGGGCCCTGGAGCGAGCGCGCCAGGTGTTCACCGGTCGGCTGGACGGCGCCGGTCACCGGGTCGGTGCGGGTGACCGCCCCGAAGGCGATGGCGCCGAGCGGGATGCCGAAGCAGAGCCCGGTGAAGACGAGGAGGGGGAGGGCGGCGAGCCAGGTGCGCGGGCCGCGCCGCCGGCGGCGGTTGCCGCCGGCGGTCCCCTTCGGGTGAGGGGTGGTGGTTGCGGACATCAGCTGACGGCCTTGTCCCACTTCTGGGCGAGGGCGGCCTTGGCCTTGTCCAGCTCCTCGGAGGCCGGGAAGGACGGGGTGCCCTCGACCTTGGGGAGCTTGGTGACGGCGTCCTTGTCGGCGGTGCCGTCCTGGGTCATGCCGGGGAGCAGGACCGGGCGGGCGTACCCCTTGAGCCAGAGGTTCTGGCCCTCGGCGCTGTAGAGGAACTCCATCCACAGGCGGGCGGCCGCCGGGTTCGGGGCCTCCTTGTTGATGGCCTGCGAGTAGTACTGGGCGTAGACGCCGTCGGTGGGAACGGCGACCTTCCAGTCGACGCCCTTGCCCTTGAACTGGTCGGCGTAGCCGGCGTTCAGGTAGTCCCAGTCGATCGAGATGGGCGTCTCGCCCTTCTCGACGGTGGCCGGGGTGGACTCGACCGGGATGAAGTTCCCGTTCTTCTTCAGCTGGCCGAAGAAGTCGATGCCGGGCTGGATGTCGGCGAAGGAGCCCTTGTTGGCGAGGGCGGCCGCGTAGACGCCGCCGAAGGCGGAACCCGACTTGGTGGGGTTGCCGTTGAGGGCGACCTTGCCCTTGTACTCGGGCTTGAGCAGGTCCGCGAAGGTCTGCGGGCAGTTCGGGATGCGGGC
This genomic window contains:
- a CDS encoding ABC transporter permease; translated protein: MAAMTPTAADTAEPARTPDAAPHASAHRPRARPRVWRGAVLALAGAYFLTPLIASFVFTVHVPGQGITFEAYTELLAADGFTESLLLSLGLAAATIALSLLLAVPALVAVRIGSPRLRPVVEVMCMLPLVVPPIALVTGITTVLRWGPEHLSRTPLYQTFLAVQNEDFPVVLVLAYTVLALPFVYRSLDAGLRAVDVPTLVEAARSCGASWPHVVLRVLLPNLRASLAGAAFLTLALVLGEFTIASLLGFQPFAVWIVSISGAQARMSVAVSILSLLITWLLLLLLSRAGTNPATVSSAPATSRKES
- a CDS encoding ABC transporter permease subunit, encoding MSATTTPHPKGTAGGNRRRRRGPRTWLAALPLLVFTGLCFGIPLGAIAFGAVTRTDPVTGAVQPTGEHLARSLQGPYLGSLIGSVQLSALTALVGGLLGVLIAQAVVTSRSTALRNATLTASGVLANFGGVPLAFAFIATVGISGVVTQLADLGSLGWSLYSFTGLTVVYLYFLIPLMVLVIAPALDGLRPQWREAAQNNGATAGQFWRHVGLPVLAPSLLGGFVLLFGTAFAAHATAAALVGGSVPLVTLKIADALSGNVLTGQENVALALGLDMILIAGLVMAVYLPLQRRSARWLR
- a CDS encoding ABC transporter substrate-binding protein is translated as MLSAAVLTTLSACGAAPDQKSAGTSADGKAKVQPGAAASVADLGGMEALVAAAEKEGQLNVIALPPDWANYGEIVKAFQAKYPKIKINSENPDAASADEIAAVKSRKGQKRAPDVLDLGIAFARSGAAENLFAPYKVTAWDKIPAAQKDADGRWYNDYGGYVSIGCDAARIPNCPQTFADLLKPEYKGKVALNGNPTKSGSAFGGVYAAALANKGSFADIQPGIDFFGQLKKNGNFIPVESTPATVEKGETPISIDWDYLNAGYADQFKGKGVDWKVAVPTDGVYAQYYSQAINKEAPNPAAARLWMEFLYSAEGQNLWLKGYARPVLLPGMTQDGTADKDAVTKLPKVEGTPSFPASEELDKAKAALAQKWDKAVS